From the genome of bacterium:
GTAATTTCTTATTATCTCAAAGATTTTCTCTGTAGAATTGATATGAAGCCTGCCAAGTTTCCTGCTGCTCAAAGCCATTTGCTCCAGCTTGTATTCGTTTTTAATTAAATCTAGTATTCTTTCACTTAGTGTTACTACACAGAGGTTTTTTTCTTCTATGATTATTCCAGCTCCATTATCAGAGAGAAGTTTTCCGTTGTAAAATTGATGATTAGCTGCAGCATGAGGATAGGGGATTAAGATAGCAGGAATACCAAATAAACTAATTTCAGTAATTGTCATAGCTCCTGCCCTTGATATTACAAGATCAGAGATTGTGTAAATATCTCCGATATGTTCTGTAAAGGGCATTACCTTTACGTCTAAATCAGCTTTTTTATATTTGTCCAGAACTAGTTTGTAATCTTTTTCTCCTGTAATGTGTATTATGTGCCAGTGTTTAAGATGTTCTTTTATATTGATGAATGTATCTTGAGAAACAATATTGATTTGATGTGCTCCCTGACTGCCTCCAAATACAAGGATTGTTTTCTTTTTTTTTGAAACCAAATTATGCCTTTTGTCAACGGCTTTTAAAATATCATTTCTTATAGGATTGCCAACTGCTACAATCCTTCTTTTGCAAGACAGATATTTTTTTGTCTCATCAAATGCCACATCAACCTCTGTAGCTATATTTGCCAATAATTTATTTGTAGAGCCTGGAACAATATTCTGTTCATGAATTAAGGTAGGGATCCTCATCAGGTATGCAGCTATAACGGGGGAAATGCTCAGATAACTACCCATGCCGACAACTAGATCAGGCTTGAATTTTAATATAATAATAAAAGATTGGATTAAGCCCAGAAATGCTTCAGCAAAGCATGGAATAATACTGAATGGTTTGTTTCTATTCCATCCTATGCCAAAAATAGCAGCTGTTTGAAAACCAGTTTTTTTAATTTTATCTGAAGAACAGTGTCTTGAAATTAAGAATAATATCTCAGGATTTTTGACTCTTATCTTTATACAATCTGCAACTGCAAGTGCGGG
Proteins encoded in this window:
- the murG gene encoding undecaprenyldiphospho-muramoylpentapeptide beta-N-acetylglucosaminyltransferase; translation: MMKRIKIIFAAGTTGGHLYPALAVADCIKIRVKNPEILFLISRHCSSDKIKKTGFQTAAIFGIGWNRNKPFSIIPCFAEAFLGLIQSFIIILKFKPDLVVGMGSYLSISPVIAAYLMRIPTLIHEQNIVPGSTNKLLANIATEVDVAFDETKKYLSCKRRIVAVGNPIRNDILKAVDKRHNLVSKKKKTILVFGGSQGAHQINIVSQDTFINIKEHLKHWHIIHITGEKDYKLVLDKYKKADLDVKVMPFTEHIGDIYTISDLVISRAGAMTITEISLFGIPAILIPYPHAAANHQFYNGKLLSDNGAGIIIEEKNLCVVTLSERILDLIKNEYKLEQMALSSRKLGRLHINSTEKIFEIIRNYI